The following coding sequences lie in one bacterium genomic window:
- a CDS encoding type II toxin-antitoxin system VapC family toxin, with translation MACLDTTFLVDLIREVRRRKTGPATNLLKKLLENGHSLTISLFTIAELYAGIQTHTGRERESLDEILALFEVLPFGTSTARIFGVLYGSLRAQGREIGVIDTLIASVAIEYNEVLITQNIKHFSRIPGLVTKSYD, from the coding sequence ATGGCCTGCCTTGATACGACTTTCCTCGTTGATCTGATTCGGGAGGTGAGGCGCCGGAAAACTGGACCGGCTACAAATCTTCTGAAGAAATTATTGGAAAATGGACATTCCCTTACAATTTCACTGTTTACGATTGCTGAGCTTTACGCGGGCATTCAAACGCACACTGGCAGAGAAAGAGAGTCCCTGGATGAGATTCTCGCCTTGTTTGAAGTACTTCCCTTCGGCACATCAACAGCACGAATATTTGGAGTGCTTTATGGCTCGCTTCGGGCTCAAGGAAGGGAGATCGGTGTCATCGATACTCTGATTGCGAGCGTTGCCATTGAATATAACGAGGTTTTGATCACGCAAAATATCAAACACTTTTCGAGGATCCCCGGGCTTGTGACAAAATCTTATGATTGA
- a CDS encoding AraC family transcriptional regulator: MKRQRENSHFQVVLDDGGRLSRRKTELLSDCAYLFQDELEVGGVLTSTVIMCAAWLLELYEMNSGEILFIKGQEHIHATAKRFGVFYPPFSIAQPYFKNAKARLIGIAATASLPSGLINSPTIFEVPVFKAPECAANAIEILKAGQNHQTVDKNPKPSLLSHNAKRLIDENYLSYPSIARIAGRLNVTHEHLSRQFKRDLGMSPSEYLRHLRVADAPLRLARGEEIIDVSYEVGYNDLSRFYKQFRKTTHTAPGKCKTILRPTQK, translated from the coding sequence GTGAAAAGGCAGCGAGAGAATTCCCATTTTCAAGTTGTGCTGGATGATGGCGGCCGATTGTCACGCCGCAAAACGGAACTTTTGTCCGATTGTGCCTACCTGTTCCAGGATGAGTTAGAAGTGGGCGGCGTGCTCACTTCAACGGTGATCATGTGCGCAGCGTGGCTTCTGGAACTCTATGAAATGAATTCCGGTGAGATCCTTTTTATCAAAGGACAGGAACACATTCACGCAACCGCAAAACGGTTTGGAGTTTTCTACCCACCTTTTTCGATTGCTCAGCCTTATTTTAAGAATGCGAAAGCCCGGTTGATAGGAATCGCTGCGACAGCGTCGCTGCCGTCCGGGCTCATCAACTCCCCAACAATATTTGAAGTGCCGGTCTTCAAAGCTCCTGAGTGCGCCGCAAATGCAATTGAAATATTGAAAGCCGGACAGAATCACCAAACAGTCGATAAAAACCCAAAACCATCTTTGCTTTCTCACAATGCGAAACGTTTGATTGACGAAAACTATCTTTCCTACCCATCGATCGCGCGCATAGCAGGGCGGCTTAACGTGACGCATGAGCATCTCTCCCGCCAATTTAAGCGGGACCTGGGAATGAGTCCGAGTGAATATCTTCGCCACTTGCGCGTTGCAGACGCCCCGCTCCGGCTTGCCAGAGGAGAAGAAATCATCGATGTCTCTTACGAGGTCGGCTACAATGATTTGAGCCGCTTTTATAAGCAGTTCCGCAAAACTACACACACTGCGCCGGGGAAATGTAAAACGATCCTGCGCCCCACTCAAAAGTAA
- a CDS encoding PQQ-binding-like beta-propeller repeat protein, giving the protein MKFKYLLFIVLLVSFTAFSQQPEINMFGGTPSRNMVSSEKNLPDSWDVKSGKNIKWTAKLGSQSYAGPIVAKSKVFVGTNNEGLRNPKLTGDRGNIMAFNEADGKFLWQAAHPKLSAGRVNDWPLQGICSTPAIEGDRLYYVSNRAELVAADTEGFLDKENDGPFVEEADKSELDADYIWKFDMMEELDVFPHNLAASSPLIVGDLIFVITGNGVDEGHINIPSPQAPSFIAVNKKTGGLVWEDASPGEKILHGQWSNPSYGIIGGKPMVLFAAGSGWVYAFEPQTGKPLWQFDLNPKDAEWELGGSGTRNYVIATPVIHNDRVYIGVGQDPEHGEAPGHLYSIDPTVGEGDITAKAAVWHLGVDKFNRTLSTVAVHEGLVYAADLSGNLYCIDEKTGQIYWTYEAFAAIWGSPFVADGKVYLGDEDGDVAILKTGKTKQVIAEINMGTAVYTTPVARNGVLFIVSRESLFAIQNK; this is encoded by the coding sequence ATGAAATTCAAATATCTTCTTTTTATCGTGCTTCTTGTTTCTTTCACAGCTTTTTCTCAGCAACCTGAAATCAATATGTTCGGAGGAACACCTTCCCGAAACATGGTTTCTTCAGAAAAGAATCTTCCTGATTCCTGGGATGTGAAATCCGGAAAGAACATCAAATGGACCGCTAAGCTCGGATCGCAAAGTTATGCGGGGCCGATTGTGGCAAAAAGTAAAGTGTTCGTCGGCACAAACAATGAAGGTCTGCGTAACCCAAAGCTGACTGGGGACCGGGGCAACATCATGGCATTCAACGAAGCCGATGGAAAGTTTCTGTGGCAGGCTGCGCATCCAAAGCTCTCCGCCGGGCGAGTGAACGATTGGCCTCTGCAAGGAATTTGCTCGACTCCTGCCATTGAAGGGGATCGTCTGTATTACGTCTCCAATCGTGCTGAACTTGTTGCTGCGGATACCGAGGGTTTTCTGGATAAGGAAAATGACGGACCGTTCGTGGAAGAAGCGGATAAAAGCGAACTCGACGCAGATTACATCTGGAAATTTGACATGATGGAAGAGCTCGACGTTTTTCCTCACAACCTCGCGGCGAGTTCTCCCTTGATTGTGGGCGATCTGATTTTTGTCATCACCGGCAATGGTGTGGATGAGGGACACATCAATATCCCTTCTCCCCAGGCTCCCAGTTTTATTGCTGTGAATAAGAAAACGGGGGGACTGGTTTGGGAAGATGCTTCTCCCGGCGAAAAGATTTTGCATGGACAGTGGTCCAATCCATCGTACGGTATCATCGGAGGTAAACCGATGGTTTTGTTCGCGGCCGGCAGCGGATGGGTGTATGCATTCGAACCGCAAACGGGCAAACCTCTATGGCAATTTGATCTGAATCCAAAAGACGCGGAGTGGGAACTCGGCGGAAGCGGCACACGAAACTATGTAATCGCCACACCGGTGATTCACAATGATCGAGTTTACATCGGTGTAGGTCAGGATCCGGAGCATGGCGAAGCGCCGGGACACCTCTATTCCATTGATCCAACGGTTGGTGAAGGAGACATCACAGCCAAGGCAGCCGTCTGGCATTTGGGAGTTGACAAGTTCAATCGCACACTTTCGACTGTCGCGGTTCATGAAGGTTTAGTGTACGCAGCGGATCTCAGCGGAAATCTGTACTGCATCGATGAAAAGACAGGTCAAATCTACTGGACCTACGAAGCATTTGCTGCAATCTGGGGCTCCCCTTTCGTTGCGGATGGAAAGGTCTATCTGGGAGATGAAGACGGCGACGTCGCGATTCTGAAAACAGGAAAGACGAAACAGGTGATCGCGGAAATCAATATGGGAACTGCGGTTTATACTACTCCTGTGGCACGCAATGGAGTTCTATTCATCGTGTCCAGGGAAAGTCTGTTCGCGATTCAGAATAAATAA
- a CDS encoding ankyrin repeat domain-containing protein, with protein MFRKFFLLVVLFLACSAFADDKTEEFWNAVRKGDVEKVKTFLAEGIDVNAKNRYGATALSFAADKGHVEIARLLIEKGADVNVKDTFYRATPLSWAIYNKHVEVAQLLLEKGATDVTDALGASIDSKDSAMVKLILEKGKLKPEELSDALEFAKQVQDQSIVDALKQAGAKEATQFAVPDEILQDYAGTFRNESGNEVTVGIQDKKVLLQSAGADPFPLSAVDNTTFKSGGFSITFFSKENKVAGFNVQRPDGSTTVYNRMEVKTASAEPPAEVPRVVSAPPVGSSSFSVKTGGNWPSFRGLNATGIADGENPPTAWDAGKSVNIRWKTEIPGLAHSSPVVWGNRVFVTTAISSNPDSKLKHGLYGDVAPDKDLSKHTWKVYCLDKQTGKILWQRLVAEGVPEVKRHPKSTQANSTPATDGKHLAVLLGNGELLVYNMQGDQLWKKDLGVLNSGWFYDPDYEWGYGSSPVLYKNLVIVQCDLHKNSFIGAFDVKSGKQIWLTPREEIPSWGSPTVHVGKDRAELITNGTGFIRGYDPLTGKELWKLAGNSEITVPTPFVAHDLIYVTSGYTPVQPIYAIKLGATGDISLKKDQESNQFVAWSKQRGGPYMPTPIVYGDYLYTCANNGVVTAYNAKTGERIYQQRLGGKGSSYAFTASPVAADGKLYFTSEDGEIFVVKAGPTYEVLSVNKMGEVILATPAISQKTFIVRTLNHVYGISE; from the coding sequence ATGTTCCGAAAGTTTTTTTTGCTAGTCGTACTCTTCCTAGCCTGTTCGGCTTTTGCCGATGACAAAACGGAAGAGTTTTGGAACGCGGTTCGTAAGGGAGACGTCGAAAAAGTAAAAACCTTTCTGGCGGAAGGAATCGATGTAAACGCGAAGAATCGTTACGGAGCAACAGCTCTGTCCTTCGCCGCCGATAAGGGACACGTTGAGATCGCCCGTCTATTGATCGAAAAGGGCGCGGATGTAAATGTAAAAGACACATTCTATAGAGCCACACCGTTGTCCTGGGCAATCTATAACAAACACGTCGAAGTCGCACAACTCCTGCTGGAAAAAGGTGCGACTGACGTAACGGATGCGCTTGGAGCCTCTATTGACAGCAAGGATTCTGCGATGGTCAAGCTGATTCTAGAGAAAGGCAAATTGAAGCCGGAAGAGTTGAGTGACGCTCTTGAGTTCGCCAAACAAGTTCAAGACCAGAGTATTGTTGATGCGTTAAAGCAGGCGGGAGCGAAAGAAGCAACCCAGTTTGCTGTGCCGGATGAAATTCTTCAAGATTATGCCGGAACCTTTCGCAATGAATCCGGAAATGAAGTGACTGTGGGAATCCAGGACAAGAAAGTGCTGCTGCAGTCGGCCGGTGCTGATCCCTTTCCATTGTCGGCGGTGGACAATACGACTTTCAAATCGGGTGGTTTCTCCATTACTTTTTTCTCCAAAGAAAACAAAGTCGCCGGATTCAACGTACAACGTCCGGATGGTTCCACCACCGTTTACAATCGCATGGAAGTGAAGACAGCATCAGCGGAACCACCTGCTGAAGTTCCAAGAGTGGTAAGCGCGCCGCCGGTAGGATCTTCTTCGTTCAGCGTGAAGACTGGGGGAAACTGGCCCTCCTTTCGTGGATTGAATGCAACAGGAATAGCTGATGGAGAAAATCCACCTACCGCATGGGATGCCGGAAAGTCAGTCAACATCCGCTGGAAAACTGAAATCCCGGGTTTAGCGCATTCCAGTCCGGTTGTCTGGGGGAATAGAGTTTTTGTTACCACTGCGATCAGCAGCAATCCAGACTCGAAGCTGAAACACGGACTCTATGGCGATGTCGCTCCGGACAAAGATTTATCGAAACACACCTGGAAAGTTTATTGTTTGGACAAGCAAACCGGAAAGATTTTATGGCAACGCCTGGTCGCTGAAGGAGTTCCCGAAGTGAAGCGACATCCGAAATCGACTCAAGCAAATTCCACGCCTGCGACCGACGGCAAGCATCTCGCAGTTTTACTGGGTAATGGAGAACTGCTGGTTTATAACATGCAGGGGGATCAGCTCTGGAAGAAGGATCTGGGCGTACTGAACTCCGGATGGTTCTACGATCCCGATTACGAATGGGGCTACGGTAGTTCCCCTGTTCTTTACAAAAATCTGGTGATTGTTCAATGTGATTTACACAAGAATTCTTTCATCGGAGCGTTTGATGTAAAGAGCGGAAAACAGATATGGCTCACTCCCCGCGAAGAAATCCCATCCTGGGGTTCCCCTACAGTTCACGTTGGAAAGGACCGCGCTGAACTGATTACCAACGGCACTGGTTTCATTCGCGGCTATGATCCTTTAACAGGCAAAGAATTGTGGAAGCTTGCGGGAAATTCAGAGATCACCGTTCCCACACCATTTGTTGCTCACGATTTAATTTATGTTACAAGTGGATACACTCCTGTCCAACCAATTTATGCGATCAAACTTGGGGCAACCGGTGATATATCTTTGAAGAAGGATCAGGAATCGAATCAATTTGTCGCGTGGAGCAAACAACGAGGTGGTCCATACATGCCTACCCCGATCGTGTATGGAGATTACCTTTACACATGCGCGAACAATGGCGTTGTAACGGCGTACAACGCGAAAACCGGTGAACGCATTTATCAACAGCGTTTGGGAGGGAAGGGAAGCTCGTACGCTTTTACCGCATCTCCTGTTGCGGCGGACGGAAAACTCTATTTCACGAGCGAAGATGGAGAAATATTTGTTGTCAAAGCGGGACCAACATACGAAGTCTTATCAGTGAACAAAATGGGTGAGGTGATTCTTGCAACGCCGGCAATCTCACAAAAGACATTCATCGTTCGCACACTAAACCACGTATACGGCATCAGCGAATGA
- a CDS encoding aldehyde dehydrogenase family protein: MLHIPILRAGQPYKSLNTVRVAHFQTGEPFVEVSQANTGLISKDLTAAKEHRNALETLTVSELIVICKRAAHVFSGSNLMLDDEHQQSPEDYIRQTSATTGMPEVLCRKNMAKIHLVLDNMESVLYGLTRGLNLSVLDNGYGMQNGHEVSYLCLSNVLGAILPNNSPGVHTLWLPSLPLKVPVILKPGREEPWTPYRIAQAFIQAGCPPEAFGFYPTDHSGATEIMLRCDRLILFGDESTVSKWAGDRRVQVHGPGRSKLLIGNDKIAEWYKYSDVMVTSALENGGRSCINASGVWVPAHGKEIALHLAKRLVKIDALPMDHPHAQIAAFVNPQVAQRISELIDRYLQIPGAEDMTAKLREGGRLIQKDGCTFLLPTVIWCEDPEHPLANIEFLFPYISVIETHQEEMPHRIGPTLVVTALTENKRFIDQLLSSRNVDRLNIGPVPTNQVSWYQPHEGNLFEHLYRQRSLQTV, from the coding sequence ATGCTTCATATTCCCATTCTAAGAGCGGGTCAACCTTACAAGAGTTTGAACACGGTTCGCGTGGCCCACTTTCAAACGGGTGAACCCTTTGTGGAAGTGAGTCAGGCGAACACCGGACTCATCTCGAAAGATCTAACAGCAGCAAAAGAACACCGAAATGCGCTGGAGACTTTAACCGTTTCTGAGCTTATCGTGATCTGCAAGCGGGCCGCTCATGTCTTCTCCGGATCCAATTTGATGCTGGATGACGAGCACCAACAGTCTCCGGAAGATTACATTCGCCAGACTTCCGCCACCACAGGAATGCCGGAAGTCCTTTGCAGAAAAAACATGGCGAAAATCCATCTCGTTCTGGACAACATGGAATCGGTGCTTTACGGACTCACACGTGGACTCAATCTTTCCGTTCTGGATAATGGTTACGGAATGCAGAACGGACATGAAGTCAGTTATCTGTGCCTTTCGAATGTATTAGGAGCAATACTTCCAAACAATTCTCCGGGAGTTCACACTCTGTGGCTGCCTTCCCTTCCGCTCAAAGTGCCGGTTATTCTGAAGCCAGGCCGCGAGGAACCATGGACGCCTTACAGGATCGCGCAGGCTTTCATCCAGGCGGGATGCCCTCCTGAGGCGTTCGGCTTCTATCCGACAGATCATTCAGGCGCCACGGAGATCATGCTGCGTTGTGATCGACTTATTTTATTTGGCGATGAATCTACGGTTTCCAAATGGGCGGGAGACCGTCGTGTTCAGGTTCATGGTCCGGGACGAAGCAAATTGCTCATTGGGAACGATAAAATCGCGGAGTGGTACAAATACTCTGATGTGATGGTTACATCTGCGTTGGAAAATGGAGGCCGCTCCTGCATCAATGCTTCCGGTGTTTGGGTCCCTGCGCACGGGAAAGAGATCGCTCTTCATCTTGCGAAACGTCTTGTGAAAATTGATGCGCTGCCGATGGACCATCCCCATGCGCAGATTGCAGCTTTTGTAAATCCACAAGTTGCTCAACGCATTTCGGAATTGATCGATCGCTACTTGCAGATTCCCGGAGCGGAAGACATGACTGCAAAATTGCGGGAGGGCGGCCGTCTCATTCAAAAAGATGGCTGTACTTTCTTGCTGCCTACCGTTATCTGGTGTGAGGATCCTGAACATCCGCTCGCGAACATAGAATTCCTCTTTCCATATATAAGCGTGATTGAAACGCATCAGGAAGAAATGCCGCATCGCATCGGCCCAACACTTGTTGTAACTGCTCTGACCGAAAACAAACGCTTTATCGATCAGCTTCTCAGTTCCCGAAACGTTGACCGGTTGAATATCGGACCCGTTCCAACCAATCAGGTTTCCTGGTATCAACCTCATGAGGGAAATCTGTTCGAACACCTCTACCGCCAACGGTCCCTCCAAACCGTTTAA
- a CDS encoding dihydrofolate reductase family protein: MRKVKYLVANSLDNFIARKDGSVDWLFHEGDYGMREFFASIDTVLMGRKTYEFALAHSPKRKQKNKSAKPKKKASSKHAIQTYVFSRTIQTTPDEGATIISENGNEFVRALKNEPGKDIWLMGGGDLARSLFVENLVDEISLNIHPVLLGSGIPLFPEIGRQLDLELLDCKTHKNGCVQVAYRVKN, from the coding sequence ATGCGAAAAGTAAAATATCTTGTTGCGAACAGTCTCGATAACTTTATCGCGCGCAAAGATGGATCGGTGGATTGGCTTTTTCATGAAGGGGACTACGGTATGCGGGAATTCTTCGCTTCCATCGATACGGTGTTGATGGGGCGCAAGACTTATGAATTTGCCCTCGCTCACAGTCCGAAGCGCAAACAAAAGAACAAAAGCGCAAAACCAAAAAAGAAAGCCTCCTCTAAGCATGCGATTCAGACCTATGTTTTTTCGCGTACGATACAGACCACTCCCGATGAAGGCGCCACAATCATCTCAGAAAATGGTAATGAGTTCGTCCGAGCTTTGAAAAATGAACCCGGGAAAGATATCTGGTTGATGGGAGGAGGAGATCTGGCGAGAAGTCTGTTTGTGGAAAATCTGGTGGATGAAATCAGCCTAAACATTCATCCGGTTTTGCTGGGATCAGGAATTCCACTCTTTCCCGAAATAGGCAGACAGCTTGATTTGGAATTGCTCGATTGCAAAACGCACAAAAACGGCTGCGTGCAAGTTGCCTATCGCGTGAAAAACTGA